A single Triticum dicoccoides isolate Atlit2015 ecotype Zavitan chromosome 2A, WEW_v2.0, whole genome shotgun sequence DNA region contains:
- the LOC119353016 gene encoding ribulose bisphosphate carboxylase small chain PW9, chloroplastic, with protein MAPAVMASSATTVAPFQGLKSTAGLPVSCRSGSTGLSSVSNGGRIRCMQVWPIEGIKKFETLSYLPPLSTEALLKQVDYLIRSKWVPCLEFSKVGFVFREHNSSPGYYDGRYWTMWKLPMFGCTDATQVLNEVEEVKKEYPDAYVRVIGFDNMRQVQCVSFIAFRPPGCEESGKA; from the exons ATGGCCCCAGCCGTGATGGCTTCTTCCGCCACCACCGTCGCGCCCTTCCAGGGGCTCAAGTCGACCGCCGGCCTCCCCGTCAGCTGCCGCTCCGGCAGCACCGGCCTCAGCAGCGTCAGCAATGGCGGAAGGATCAGATGCATGCAG GTGTGGCCAATTGAGGGCATCAAGAAGTTCGAGACCCTATCTTACTTGCCACCCCTCTCCACGGAGGCCCTCTTGAAGCAGGTCGACTACTTGATCCGCTCCAAGTGGGTGCCCTGCCTCGAGTTCAGCAAGGTTGGCTTCGTCTTCCGTGAGCACAACAGCTCCCCCGGGTACTACGACGGTCGATACTGGACAATGTGGAAGCTGCCTATGTTCGGGTGCACCGACGCCACAcaggtgctcaacgaggtggaggaGGTCAAGAAGGAGTACCCTGATGCCTATGTCCGAGTCATCGGCTTCGACAACATGCGCCAGGTGCAATGCGTCAGCTTCATTGCCTTCAGGCCACCAGGCTGCGAGGAATCCGGCAAGGCCTAA